The following coding sequences are from one Melanotaenia boesemani isolate fMelBoe1 chromosome 17, fMelBoe1.pri, whole genome shotgun sequence window:
- the eomesa gene encoding eomesodermin homolog a isoform X2 translates to MQLENILPSASISLPKTFYNLSSSDSTNNSPRPSSQLEYQEVERTESESSGASKKYLSGVGNGMLGEGEGDSFNKADGRKGSPVLGEDELTSGRRYSIDELGSDRYFISSSQASSDMANPCSLFPYAGQTGSVYTGSSSSRYPASLHYGSVLPPTGFSSPSVCSGRNQFSSGGYQFSQGPGCLYPSYPGTGTGISSMSLPGSVTGARAQVYLCNRPLWLKFHRHQTEMIITKQGRRMFPFLSFNITGLNLTAHYNVFVEIVLADPNHWRFQGGKWVTCGKADNNMQGNKMYVHPESPNTGAHWMRQEISFGKLKLTNNKGANNNNTQMIVLQSLHKYQPRLHIVEVTEDGVEDMSNEARTQTFTFPENQFIAVTAYQNTDITQLKIDHNPFAKGFRDNYDSMYTAPESDRLTPSPTDSPRSTQIVPGARYAMQPFFQDQFVNNLPQNRFYTGERAVPQTNSLLSPQSEDASAAASAQRWFVPPVQQPGSNKLDLSYENDYSTSSLLSYGIKPLSLQTSHALSYYPDSAFASMAAAGWGTRSSYQRKMTTGLPWSPRPSPPAFTEDQLGATKEKLPEENAPPTSTWIETSNSLKSVDSSDSGVYSMGCKRRRLSPGGSSTENSPTIKCEDLTTEEYNKDNPKGAKA, encoded by the exons ATGCAGTTAGAGAACATCCTTCCCAGCGCCAGCATCAGTTTACCCAAGACTTTTTACAATCTGTCCTCATCGGACAGCACCAACAACAGCCCGAGGCCGTCATCGCAGCTTGAATATCAAGAAGTCGAGCGGACGGAATCAGAGTCCAGCGGTGCTTCTAAGAAATATTTGAGCGGGGTCGGTAACGGGATGCTGGGTGAGGGAGAAGGGGACAGTTTTAATAAGGCCGATGGGAGGAAAGGTTCTCCGGTGTTGGGTGAGGACGAGCTGACGAGCGGCCGGCGGTACAGCATAGACGAACTTGGCTCTGATAGATACTTCATCTCGTCATCCCAGGCGAGCTCCGACATGGCAAACCCCTGTTCCCTCTTTCCCTACGCAGGACAGACGGGGTCGGTGTACACCGGGTCCAGCAGCTCCAGATATCCAGCGTCGCTACATTACGGATCTGTCCTGCCGCCCACAGGCTTCTCCTCTCCGTCGGTGTGCAGCGGTCGGAACCAGTTCAGCAGCGGAGGGTACCAGTTCAGTCAAGGTCCGGGCTGTTTGTACCCCTCGTATCCCGGGACGGGGACGGGTATAAGCTCCATGTCTCTTCCAGGGTCTGTCACCGGAGCCAGAGCGCAGGTCTACCTGTGCAACAGACCTCTTTGGTTGAAATTCCATCGGCACCAGACTGAGATGATCATCACGAAACAGGGCAG acGGATGTTCCCATTCCTCAGTTTCAACATCACCGGACTCAACCTCACGGCCCATTACAACGTCTTTGTAGAAATAGTTTTGGCTGACCCGAACCACTGGCGCTTTCAGGGAGGAAAGTGGGTCACTTGTGGAAAAGCAGACAATAATATGCAAG gTAACAAAATGTATGTTCATCCTGAATCTCCAAACACTGGCGCTCACTGGATGAGACAAGAAATCTCTTTCGGCAAGCTGAAGCTGACCAACAATAAAGgggccaacaacaacaacacgcAG ATGATAGTCTTGCAGTCGCTTCATAAATACCAGCCCCGATTGCACATTGTGGAGGTGACAGAAGACGGAGTAGAGGACATGAGTAATGAGGCCAGAACCCAAACCTTCACTTTTCCAGAGAATCAGTTCATTGCTGTCACAGCTTACCAGAATACAGAT atTACTCAGCTGAAGATAGATCACAACCCATTTGCAAAAGGTTTCCGGGATAACTATGACTC AATGTATACGGCCCCAGAGAGTGATAGGCTGACTCCGTCTCCAACAGACTCTCCTCGTTCGACCCAAATTGTGCCCGGAGCCCGCTATGCCATGCAGCCTTTCTTTCAGGACCAGTTCGTCAACAACCTGCCTCAGAACCGATTCTACACCGGGGAACGGGCCGTTCCACAAACCAACAGCCTTCTCTCCCCACAGAGTGAGGACGCCAGTGCAGCTGCTTCTGCCCAACGTTGGTTTGTccccccagttcagcagccaggCTCCAACAAGCTTGACCTCTCATATGAAAATGACTATTCCACCAGTAGCCTGCTGTCATACGGCATCAAGCCTCTGTCTCTGCAGACATCCCATGCCCTCAGCTACTATCCAGACTCGGCTTTTGCCTCCATGGCGGCAGCAGGTTGGGGCACCAGAAGCTCTTACCAGCGTAAAATGACCACGGGCCTGCCCTGGTCCCCTCGTCCAAGCCCCCCAGCCTTCACAGAGGACCAGCTGGGGGCTACTAAAGAAAAGCTGCCTGAGGAGAATGCGCCTCCCACCTCAACCTGGATCGAGACGTCCAACTCGCTGAAATCAGTGGACTCTAGCGATTCTGGGGTGTACTCCATGGGGTGCAAGAGGCGCAGATTATCCCCTGGGGGTTCCAGTACAGAAAACTCCCCTACCATCAAGTGTGAGGACTTGACTACAGAAGAGTACAACAAGGACAACCCAAAAG GTGCCAAAGCTTAG
- the eomesa gene encoding eomesodermin homolog a isoform X1 encodes MQLENILPSASISLPKTFYNLSSSDSTNNSPRPSSQLEYQEVERTESESSGASKKYLSGVGNGMLGEGEGDSFNKADGRKGSPVLGEDELTSGRRYSIDELGSDRYFISSSQASSDMANPCSLFPYAGQTGSVYTGSSSSRYPASLHYGSVLPPTGFSSPSVCSGRNQFSSGGYQFSQGPGCLYPSYPGTGTGISSMSLPGSVTGARAQVYLCNRPLWLKFHRHQTEMIITKQGRRMFPFLSFNITGLNLTAHYNVFVEIVLADPNHWRFQGGKWVTCGKADNNMQGNKMYVHPESPNTGAHWMRQEISFGKLKLTNNKGANNNNTQMIVLQSLHKYQPRLHIVEVTEDGVEDMSNEARTQTFTFPENQFIAVTAYQNTDITQLKIDHNPFAKGFRDNYDSMYTAPESDRLTPSPTDSPRSTQIVPGARYAMQPFFQDQFVNNLPQNRFYTGERAVPQTNSLLSPQSEDASAAASAQRWFVPPVQQPGSNKLDLSYENDYSTSSLLSYGIKPLSLQTSHALSYYPDSAFASMAAAGWGTRSSYQRKMTTGLPWSPRPSPPAFTEDQLGATKEKLPEENAPPTSTWIETSNSLKSVDSSDSGVYSMGCKRRRLSPGGSSTENSPTIKCEDLTTEEYNKDNPKGMGYYAFYTSP; translated from the exons ATGCAGTTAGAGAACATCCTTCCCAGCGCCAGCATCAGTTTACCCAAGACTTTTTACAATCTGTCCTCATCGGACAGCACCAACAACAGCCCGAGGCCGTCATCGCAGCTTGAATATCAAGAAGTCGAGCGGACGGAATCAGAGTCCAGCGGTGCTTCTAAGAAATATTTGAGCGGGGTCGGTAACGGGATGCTGGGTGAGGGAGAAGGGGACAGTTTTAATAAGGCCGATGGGAGGAAAGGTTCTCCGGTGTTGGGTGAGGACGAGCTGACGAGCGGCCGGCGGTACAGCATAGACGAACTTGGCTCTGATAGATACTTCATCTCGTCATCCCAGGCGAGCTCCGACATGGCAAACCCCTGTTCCCTCTTTCCCTACGCAGGACAGACGGGGTCGGTGTACACCGGGTCCAGCAGCTCCAGATATCCAGCGTCGCTACATTACGGATCTGTCCTGCCGCCCACAGGCTTCTCCTCTCCGTCGGTGTGCAGCGGTCGGAACCAGTTCAGCAGCGGAGGGTACCAGTTCAGTCAAGGTCCGGGCTGTTTGTACCCCTCGTATCCCGGGACGGGGACGGGTATAAGCTCCATGTCTCTTCCAGGGTCTGTCACCGGAGCCAGAGCGCAGGTCTACCTGTGCAACAGACCTCTTTGGTTGAAATTCCATCGGCACCAGACTGAGATGATCATCACGAAACAGGGCAG acGGATGTTCCCATTCCTCAGTTTCAACATCACCGGACTCAACCTCACGGCCCATTACAACGTCTTTGTAGAAATAGTTTTGGCTGACCCGAACCACTGGCGCTTTCAGGGAGGAAAGTGGGTCACTTGTGGAAAAGCAGACAATAATATGCAAG gTAACAAAATGTATGTTCATCCTGAATCTCCAAACACTGGCGCTCACTGGATGAGACAAGAAATCTCTTTCGGCAAGCTGAAGCTGACCAACAATAAAGgggccaacaacaacaacacgcAG ATGATAGTCTTGCAGTCGCTTCATAAATACCAGCCCCGATTGCACATTGTGGAGGTGACAGAAGACGGAGTAGAGGACATGAGTAATGAGGCCAGAACCCAAACCTTCACTTTTCCAGAGAATCAGTTCATTGCTGTCACAGCTTACCAGAATACAGAT atTACTCAGCTGAAGATAGATCACAACCCATTTGCAAAAGGTTTCCGGGATAACTATGACTC AATGTATACGGCCCCAGAGAGTGATAGGCTGACTCCGTCTCCAACAGACTCTCCTCGTTCGACCCAAATTGTGCCCGGAGCCCGCTATGCCATGCAGCCTTTCTTTCAGGACCAGTTCGTCAACAACCTGCCTCAGAACCGATTCTACACCGGGGAACGGGCCGTTCCACAAACCAACAGCCTTCTCTCCCCACAGAGTGAGGACGCCAGTGCAGCTGCTTCTGCCCAACGTTGGTTTGTccccccagttcagcagccaggCTCCAACAAGCTTGACCTCTCATATGAAAATGACTATTCCACCAGTAGCCTGCTGTCATACGGCATCAAGCCTCTGTCTCTGCAGACATCCCATGCCCTCAGCTACTATCCAGACTCGGCTTTTGCCTCCATGGCGGCAGCAGGTTGGGGCACCAGAAGCTCTTACCAGCGTAAAATGACCACGGGCCTGCCCTGGTCCCCTCGTCCAAGCCCCCCAGCCTTCACAGAGGACCAGCTGGGGGCTACTAAAGAAAAGCTGCCTGAGGAGAATGCGCCTCCCACCTCAACCTGGATCGAGACGTCCAACTCGCTGAAATCAGTGGACTCTAGCGATTCTGGGGTGTACTCCATGGGGTGCAAGAGGCGCAGATTATCCCCTGGGGGTTCCAGTACAGAAAACTCCCCTACCATCAAGTGTGAGGACTTGACTACAGAAGAGTACAACAAGGACAACCCAAAAGGCATGGGTTATTATGCATTCTACACAAGCCCCTAA
- the eomesa gene encoding eomesodermin homolog a isoform X3 has protein sequence MQLENILPSASISLPKTFYNLSSSDSTNNSPRPSSQLEYQEVERTESESSGASKKYLSGVGNGMLGEGEGDSFNKADGRKGSPVLGEDELTSGRRYSIDELGSDRYFISSSQASSDMANPCSLFPYAGQTGSVYTGSSSSRYPASLHYGSVLPPTGFSSPSVCSGRNQFSSGGYQFSQGSVTGARAQVYLCNRPLWLKFHRHQTEMIITKQGRRMFPFLSFNITGLNLTAHYNVFVEIVLADPNHWRFQGGKWVTCGKADNNMQGNKMYVHPESPNTGAHWMRQEISFGKLKLTNNKGANNNNTQMIVLQSLHKYQPRLHIVEVTEDGVEDMSNEARTQTFTFPENQFIAVTAYQNTDITQLKIDHNPFAKGFRDNYDSMYTAPESDRLTPSPTDSPRSTQIVPGARYAMQPFFQDQFVNNLPQNRFYTGERAVPQTNSLLSPQSEDASAAASAQRWFVPPVQQPGSNKLDLSYENDYSTSSLLSYGIKPLSLQTSHALSYYPDSAFASMAAAGWGTRSSYQRKMTTGLPWSPRPSPPAFTEDQLGATKEKLPEENAPPTSTWIETSNSLKSVDSSDSGVYSMGCKRRRLSPGGSSTENSPTIKCEDLTTEEYNKDNPKGMGYYAFYTSP, from the exons ATGCAGTTAGAGAACATCCTTCCCAGCGCCAGCATCAGTTTACCCAAGACTTTTTACAATCTGTCCTCATCGGACAGCACCAACAACAGCCCGAGGCCGTCATCGCAGCTTGAATATCAAGAAGTCGAGCGGACGGAATCAGAGTCCAGCGGTGCTTCTAAGAAATATTTGAGCGGGGTCGGTAACGGGATGCTGGGTGAGGGAGAAGGGGACAGTTTTAATAAGGCCGATGGGAGGAAAGGTTCTCCGGTGTTGGGTGAGGACGAGCTGACGAGCGGCCGGCGGTACAGCATAGACGAACTTGGCTCTGATAGATACTTCATCTCGTCATCCCAGGCGAGCTCCGACATGGCAAACCCCTGTTCCCTCTTTCCCTACGCAGGACAGACGGGGTCGGTGTACACCGGGTCCAGCAGCTCCAGATATCCAGCGTCGCTACATTACGGATCTGTCCTGCCGCCCACAGGCTTCTCCTCTCCGTCGGTGTGCAGCGGTCGGAACCAGTTCAGCAGCGGAGGGTACCAGTTCAGTCAAG GGTCTGTCACCGGAGCCAGAGCGCAGGTCTACCTGTGCAACAGACCTCTTTGGTTGAAATTCCATCGGCACCAGACTGAGATGATCATCACGAAACAGGGCAG acGGATGTTCCCATTCCTCAGTTTCAACATCACCGGACTCAACCTCACGGCCCATTACAACGTCTTTGTAGAAATAGTTTTGGCTGACCCGAACCACTGGCGCTTTCAGGGAGGAAAGTGGGTCACTTGTGGAAAAGCAGACAATAATATGCAAG gTAACAAAATGTATGTTCATCCTGAATCTCCAAACACTGGCGCTCACTGGATGAGACAAGAAATCTCTTTCGGCAAGCTGAAGCTGACCAACAATAAAGgggccaacaacaacaacacgcAG ATGATAGTCTTGCAGTCGCTTCATAAATACCAGCCCCGATTGCACATTGTGGAGGTGACAGAAGACGGAGTAGAGGACATGAGTAATGAGGCCAGAACCCAAACCTTCACTTTTCCAGAGAATCAGTTCATTGCTGTCACAGCTTACCAGAATACAGAT atTACTCAGCTGAAGATAGATCACAACCCATTTGCAAAAGGTTTCCGGGATAACTATGACTC AATGTATACGGCCCCAGAGAGTGATAGGCTGACTCCGTCTCCAACAGACTCTCCTCGTTCGACCCAAATTGTGCCCGGAGCCCGCTATGCCATGCAGCCTTTCTTTCAGGACCAGTTCGTCAACAACCTGCCTCAGAACCGATTCTACACCGGGGAACGGGCCGTTCCACAAACCAACAGCCTTCTCTCCCCACAGAGTGAGGACGCCAGTGCAGCTGCTTCTGCCCAACGTTGGTTTGTccccccagttcagcagccaggCTCCAACAAGCTTGACCTCTCATATGAAAATGACTATTCCACCAGTAGCCTGCTGTCATACGGCATCAAGCCTCTGTCTCTGCAGACATCCCATGCCCTCAGCTACTATCCAGACTCGGCTTTTGCCTCCATGGCGGCAGCAGGTTGGGGCACCAGAAGCTCTTACCAGCGTAAAATGACCACGGGCCTGCCCTGGTCCCCTCGTCCAAGCCCCCCAGCCTTCACAGAGGACCAGCTGGGGGCTACTAAAGAAAAGCTGCCTGAGGAGAATGCGCCTCCCACCTCAACCTGGATCGAGACGTCCAACTCGCTGAAATCAGTGGACTCTAGCGATTCTGGGGTGTACTCCATGGGGTGCAAGAGGCGCAGATTATCCCCTGGGGGTTCCAGTACAGAAAACTCCCCTACCATCAAGTGTGAGGACTTGACTACAGAAGAGTACAACAAGGACAACCCAAAAGGCATGGGTTATTATGCATTCTACACAAGCCCCTAA
- the eomesa gene encoding eomesodermin homolog a isoform X4: MSLPGSVTGARAQVYLCNRPLWLKFHRHQTEMIITKQGRRMFPFLSFNITGLNLTAHYNVFVEIVLADPNHWRFQGGKWVTCGKADNNMQGNKMYVHPESPNTGAHWMRQEISFGKLKLTNNKGANNNNTQMIVLQSLHKYQPRLHIVEVTEDGVEDMSNEARTQTFTFPENQFIAVTAYQNTDITQLKIDHNPFAKGFRDNYDSMYTAPESDRLTPSPTDSPRSTQIVPGARYAMQPFFQDQFVNNLPQNRFYTGERAVPQTNSLLSPQSEDASAAASAQRWFVPPVQQPGSNKLDLSYENDYSTSSLLSYGIKPLSLQTSHALSYYPDSAFASMAAAGWGTRSSYQRKMTTGLPWSPRPSPPAFTEDQLGATKEKLPEENAPPTSTWIETSNSLKSVDSSDSGVYSMGCKRRRLSPGGSSTENSPTIKCEDLTTEEYNKDNPKGMGYYAFYTSP, from the exons ATGTCTCTTCCAGGGTCTGTCACCGGAGCCAGAGCGCAGGTCTACCTGTGCAACAGACCTCTTTGGTTGAAATTCCATCGGCACCAGACTGAGATGATCATCACGAAACAGGGCAG acGGATGTTCCCATTCCTCAGTTTCAACATCACCGGACTCAACCTCACGGCCCATTACAACGTCTTTGTAGAAATAGTTTTGGCTGACCCGAACCACTGGCGCTTTCAGGGAGGAAAGTGGGTCACTTGTGGAAAAGCAGACAATAATATGCAAG gTAACAAAATGTATGTTCATCCTGAATCTCCAAACACTGGCGCTCACTGGATGAGACAAGAAATCTCTTTCGGCAAGCTGAAGCTGACCAACAATAAAGgggccaacaacaacaacacgcAG ATGATAGTCTTGCAGTCGCTTCATAAATACCAGCCCCGATTGCACATTGTGGAGGTGACAGAAGACGGAGTAGAGGACATGAGTAATGAGGCCAGAACCCAAACCTTCACTTTTCCAGAGAATCAGTTCATTGCTGTCACAGCTTACCAGAATACAGAT atTACTCAGCTGAAGATAGATCACAACCCATTTGCAAAAGGTTTCCGGGATAACTATGACTC AATGTATACGGCCCCAGAGAGTGATAGGCTGACTCCGTCTCCAACAGACTCTCCTCGTTCGACCCAAATTGTGCCCGGAGCCCGCTATGCCATGCAGCCTTTCTTTCAGGACCAGTTCGTCAACAACCTGCCTCAGAACCGATTCTACACCGGGGAACGGGCCGTTCCACAAACCAACAGCCTTCTCTCCCCACAGAGTGAGGACGCCAGTGCAGCTGCTTCTGCCCAACGTTGGTTTGTccccccagttcagcagccaggCTCCAACAAGCTTGACCTCTCATATGAAAATGACTATTCCACCAGTAGCCTGCTGTCATACGGCATCAAGCCTCTGTCTCTGCAGACATCCCATGCCCTCAGCTACTATCCAGACTCGGCTTTTGCCTCCATGGCGGCAGCAGGTTGGGGCACCAGAAGCTCTTACCAGCGTAAAATGACCACGGGCCTGCCCTGGTCCCCTCGTCCAAGCCCCCCAGCCTTCACAGAGGACCAGCTGGGGGCTACTAAAGAAAAGCTGCCTGAGGAGAATGCGCCTCCCACCTCAACCTGGATCGAGACGTCCAACTCGCTGAAATCAGTGGACTCTAGCGATTCTGGGGTGTACTCCATGGGGTGCAAGAGGCGCAGATTATCCCCTGGGGGTTCCAGTACAGAAAACTCCCCTACCATCAAGTGTGAGGACTTGACTACAGAAGAGTACAACAAGGACAACCCAAAAGGCATGGGTTATTATGCATTCTACACAAGCCCCTAA